The DNA segment CTGTTTCAAATCATATAATATGAGGTGAAATATGCTGTTAAAATAAATCGTATTTATTGCTCTGAAATTGATGTctctaattttattttcatctgccTGTTTCTTCTGAGAAACAATTTGTCCGTCCCCTCTTTTAAAGTCTCTTCCTGGGTTTTACCATCTCCATCAGATAAGATAAAGTTTTTCAGGTAGTTTTTCTTTACCTTTATCATTCAGTCATTCCCCTGCTCTTTTAGCCCGTTTAATGTCCCTCTTTCACTGTCCAATACTTAAAAAATATGGGCATAATAAGCTGTAGTTATTTAGATGCATATGAGCAAGATTTACTCACCAATAATTTTCCAAGTCAACTTTTGCCTGCATGTCGCAGTGTTATCAGGTTTTACCTCGCTAGCAGTGAAACTGTTTGAACTCACGGTAGCTACGGATTCTGTTACCCGTGGCAACCTGGCTAACTATGCTGTACATATGAATAACTTATCTTTAATAATACAAAAGTTTATTTAATCACATATAACATCACTGTATTGAAAATATTTAGATACCTTATCTTGTCTGTCAAGCCTTTTCTGGATGaggtaaacatttttttgaagAGTTCATAATTCATTCATAATACCAATAATGTTATTTGATCACATATTACAAAACAGTTTAGAATATATTAAGATGTCAAACCTTTTCTGGATGAGGTGAGGAAGATGGtggatgatgattatgatgaaaTTAAACACCAGCAGCATCGGACGCACGTTGAAAACAGCCACACCATAGTTTCCAATGCAAAATCAGCAGTGTCTCGTCGTTTTCCACCCCCAAGATGAGCAAATCCCAACTAACGCCTCCTTAAAACAACTGTCTCCATGATATATTACATAgcatgatatattatatatatgatgattatgatgaaaTCAAACACCAGCAGCATCGGACGCACTTTGAAAACAGCCACACCATAGTTTCCAATATAAAATCAGCAGTGTCTCGTCCCATTACATCCCCCTAGATTAACAAATCTCAACTAACGCATTTGTATTTATGAGAATAAAAGCTcataatttattcataataCCAATAATGTTATTTGATCACATATTACAAAACAGTTTAGAATATATTAAGATGTCAAACCTTTTCTGGATGAGGTGAGGAAGATGGtggatgatgattatgatgaaaTTAAACACCAGCAGCATCGGACGCACGTTGAAAACAGCCACACCATAGTTTCCAATGCAAAATCAGCAGTGTCTCGTCCCATTCCATCCCCTAAGATTAGCAAATCCCAACTACCgcatgttaaatataaaattaaacgAGTATTTTCAAGAATAATATTAATTTGTAGTACCACGGTTAACTTATCACACATTACGATACTGTAATATATTCAGATGTCTCACCTTGTCGGTCAGACCTTTCCTGGAcgaggtaaaaacaacataacaccAGCAGCATCGGACGCACGTTGAAAACAGCAACACCATAGTTTCCAATGCAAAATCAGCAGTGTCTCGTCCTATTCCACCCCCAAGATTAACAAATCCCAACTAACGCATCTGTATTTATGAGAATAAAAGCTCATAATTCATTCATAATACCAATAATGTTATTTGATCACATATTACAAAACGGTTTAAAGTATAGTAAGATGTCAAACCTTTTCTGGATGAGGTGAGGAAGATGGtggatgatgattatgatgaaaTTGAACACCAGCAGCATCAGACGCACGTTGAAAACAGCCACACCATAGTTTCCAATGTAAAATCAGCAGTGTCTCGTCCTTTTCCACCCCCAAGATGAGCAAATCCCAACTAACGCCTCCTTAAAACAACTGTCTCCATGATATATTTAAACATCGACAGGCTTtgttaaaactaacaatttaccCTTCAATGTTAAGCAGGATctgctagctagctagctgctgGATGGCTAAAGAAGCAGCTGAacctagctagctagctaactagCTTAAATCTAAATAATGGATAACTGCATTTATACGGCACTAAGCTTAGTCATAGTTAGAAATTATTCAAAGTATGAAGCCTACtgacattaataaaaatatatcaaatagcACGTTTAGCTTACGATACTACACCAAAGTCTGGAGCGTTGTTGGTCAGTTGGCTCCTTCGAGCTCAAATTGTGATGCAGCtcgacaggaaacacaacagcacGTGGTCCTATATAGCGCCCTCTAGTGTTTACACACGAACCTAATATGAAGCTTTTACTTCCACATCGAAGCTACATCTCCATCTATTTGTGACGCCACTATTAAAACATTATAAGAACAATCCAATAATTGCTGTTGATCAACACAGAAGTTTATGGATCATGGAATTCCGATGGAATTTATCTCGCAAAACtaaacttgttttgtttcattttttgttttcagtgtttgtaaTTAATACAATTAATTCTAATGattaattttaatattgaaaataatgaaagtaCAAACTCTAGTCCTAATTTAGGTTATTGGTAACTCAcaggtctgtttgtgtttgtcctcaggtTTTCTGCTTTGACAAAGTAAGTAATAAGTCAAATGAAaaacttaagtgtaaggaaatataaaaaatatagaaacatatgaatggaatattttatatacagtgtaaaaacaagataatatatgtacagtgtgagaatatgtacggtgaatggattgcacatgaaccatcGTATAGTACAGACAGAATTAATATTGAACAGTTGAAAACTGAACCTGATTTAAATAGCAGTCCATAATGGGTGCGTGTATTCATactgattaaataataaaaatcgtattaataataactttatttatatcggtcatttaaaatgtaaccaTTACAAAATGCTTCACCAAGGACAAATGAAGAAAACCCAAGACAAACAGAATAATACAACATCACGTAAAATCagacaataaataatataatataaattgtTGACTATAAGCATAAagatttatattatattgtgttGAGCTGGAATATAAAGATTTAATGATCTTACAGTAGAGCAGTTACAATAGTACAACACAGCTTAAAGATAAatattacaacaacacaaacaacacttaTTCACTGATCGAGTACAGTAAGTACAACACTCAAGTAATCTTGATGAAAGGAGTGAAAAAGTCAGATAATTAGAGCCttttcaataaaatgtgatttgaaaataaaaagaaagaaagaagcgaTGTAAGTGAATGAGTAGATTGTGAAACCTGAAGTTTCAGCTGAGTAGTGACTCCTCTTTCCTGATTGAAACAGGAAGAACTCTTTGTTAAATCACTTTGGAGTCTAGAGTAAAGGAGTCCGTGTTTGTCCTTCAGTTTAACAGCTGCCCATCTCTCAACAGCTGAACGCAGAAGAACAACAGCTTTAAACACAAGCAGGCGGGGAGATTTTAGAAGTGGGTTTTGAACTGCAGCTCAGATCAGCAGGCCGTGCCACTTTGCTACAGGTAGACGGACTGAGCGCATCATCCAGTTCCAGTGCTCGTCTTCCGTACTCCTCTCCTTCCCCACAGTCAACTGTCCTATCAGATGTTTGGGTGATTTCCATGTCGTCTGAGTCTCATACACAGAGATTATGATTTTACACCGCTCCACAGGAAACTCGGGCAGCGAGAACATGAGCACCTCGTTGAAGACGTTCACCCGGCACCGGGCCACCACCGAGGTCTTCTGCGACCTGAGCTTGCAATGATTACACTGGACACTGATCCTGACGTACACGGCTGTACAACACAAGAACAGCAAATCAATAACTCTATAcgttacactgtgtgtgtgtgtgtgtatggtttcTCATGGTTTTCTATTTGTCAAGAGGTTTGTTATTTACCGGCATCTGAGCATATCTCAGTGGGGACTGTTCTGACCTTTAGCAGACCAACCTCAAGCCTCTGAGAAGTGGGAAGAAACTTCAGTGACAGCAGCACCTCTCCGACACGATCCTGTCCAGAGTGAGAGGATAAACACTTCATAAACCTTGTATGTGATTAAAAAGACAGATTCTGCCTCTTTGTAGTTGGAATTCAAACCATTCTCTGGTTTCAGCTTCAGTTAAGGATTTGCCCtttcccttctttcctttcccCCATGATACAAATTTTGACTTTTAGTGTTGCAGTTAAATTAAGTTAGTTCGTTGAGTTAAACAACGATAATCCTCTAATGAGGGAAATTGTATATACAACACATCCTCATTCTAAGTTTTGGAaatgactttattttgtttaacattgtCTACGTTACTCATTAAAGTGTAAGAATAGCCTTTCTTCTCGACTGAAAGGTGAGAACAACTTACCCATGACATTATAAAcgattgtgtttgtgcagtgtcACAGAACATGGCTGCTGTACCTTCTGGGGTAGCTGCAGATCCTCGTGCAGCTCCAGAGGGTAAGAGACGTTGAGCTTCCCGAGAGGAACCCTCACCCCTCCCAACAACGTGTGTCTAGAGAATTTATCAAAGTCCCACACCTGAGAAACACACGGATACATGACGGACAcagtaagaaaacacattccCTTTCCTCACATGACTACACTGTCAATTCTGCAATACGACTGTAGTGCTTAGAGCTTAAAATCCCTGTGACGTTGCAATGTGACAGCGAAGATGTCATCTGCGAgtagttttattcattttaaattaaaaaatgtattgtcagTGCAGGTATAAAGTAAATAGTACATCTTTACGTCTATGATAGAATAGGATTTTAGAGTTACTGAGAGTGAGAGGGGTTTACTGCAGGACCTCCATCCTGAGGCTGACGTGATGAAGTGCGTCTTTATCCTGTTGCAGAATGCAACTGAACTGATCTCCATATAGTGGTTACAGCTGTTTTCTACAATGCGGTTCATACTTCTGCAGCACTGTCCACAGAGCAGGAGACGTCCCTCCACCCTAAGAGGAGCACAACAGTAACCATAAGCTTTATTTGGTACAGAGCCGCCGAGGACTGAAAGACAATCTGACACATTTTTGAACAATTaacatggttaaaaaaaagaagattctTGAGCCCAGTATCAAATACTGTGGCATTCGATCTATGTTTCTGAGATTCAATGCAAAAATCCAGTCATtttattggtttaaaaaagCACGaaaagaagggggaaaaaagctatATATGCCTGGTAGTTGATAATAATGTCACTGCGGTATGTGATAACCACCTCCACGTCCACTCCCTCTGATCCTGCCCACATGAGTCGTAGTTTAACAAATGGCTGGAGGCAGCAGGTCTGGCTGAGCTCCTGAAGCCCCTCCACCTGCAGGACGGTGACCACCAGACGGGACAGCGGCTGGTCGTAGTACAGGGAGAACCGTAGAGATCCATCCACCTGGTGCAAGAACTCGTGTTAGGGAATATACATCCAGAACCTTGTGTTGATACCATGAACATCTACTGCTCTCAGATTCATCTGCTAATCTTAATAAAATGGATTGATGCCCTTAAACACAAATTCTGAATAGTTCCCAGACAAATATTGGATTGATTTGCATGAAACTTTGTCCTGACATTTCTAgtttccagaggatgaatcctaatggTGAATGATAGATGGGATGCAGACGAGGGCAAGAAGTGACCTGTTTATCAGTATTTTGCTGAATGGATATCTGCATGTTTCTATAAGGAATGTGTAGAAAAGATTCCCCTGAATcttctagcgccaccatgaggttgacattaATGTTTAAGAGTaaaatattactattattattattagtccTTGACGAATCTAGCCACAATTTGTAATGAGTGTTTGTTGCTTCCATCCGG comes from the Hippoglossus stenolepis isolate QCI-W04-F060 chromosome 5, HSTE1.2, whole genome shotgun sequence genome and includes:
- the syt19 gene encoding LOW QUALITY PROTEIN: synaptotagmin-2 (The sequence of the model RefSeq protein was modified relative to this genomic sequence to represent the inferred CDS: substituted 1 base at 1 genomic stop codon) — translated: MCVLTTWKQRVPLTLMDHPAPVEQLSAAAELQMPFSDTVKYLILGVSVTLLLLALGILAWQTFRCCTNTHTTYTQQDTVNSDVLDSDEKSTTAGKYSGAPSMKMEDVSTEVQRQSRCLPQASGSSEAEGDEGEQLNVKQVTDISVDGSLRFSLYYDQPLSRLVVTVLQVEGLQELSQTCCLQPFVKLRLMWAGSEGVDVEGGGTSPALWTVLQKYEPHCRKQLXPLYGDQFSCILQQDKDALHHVSLRMEVWDFDKFSRHTLLGGVRVPLGKLNVSYPLELHEDLQLPQKDRVGEVLLSLKFLPTSQRLEVGLLKVRTVPTEICSDAAVYVRISVQCNHCKLRSQKTSVVARCRVNVFNEVLMFSLPEFPVERCKIIISVYETQTTWKSPKHLIGQLTVGKERSTEDEHWNWMMRSVRLPVAKWHGLLI